One genomic window of Cottoperca gobio chromosome 10, fCotGob3.1, whole genome shotgun sequence includes the following:
- the LOC115014770 gene encoding protocadherin beta-16-like: MRGQVLLFFSVLSLSSVLGQVSYSIPEEMPKGSLVGNIAKDFGLDVKRLKSGKARIFTRDNDGYIELNNERGVLLIKNIIDREALCGQTTPCALHFKIILENPMEFYSVTIEITDVNDNPPSFEKNDVKFKISESAVSGAKFILDRAVDSDVGSNGLQTYKLQPTDNFVVKLHDQADGTKNVEMILDKPLDREKNEHLSLVLTALDGGEPQMTGTMQILITVLDANDNAPVFTQSVYKASIKENAPVGTVVVTVTATDADHGSHGKITYSISSILDHARGLFEVNDESGEIRLKGNVDYEKARTFQINIRASDDGGLVDSCKVIIDVNDMNDNKPDIHILSKSNVISEDANPGTVVTMINIEDTDSGENGNVQCSINDNIPFVMKSTTNDFYSLITDSGLDRETASEYNITVTCSDEGVPSLSSSVTLTLQISDVNDNAPVFERSSYEAYIVENNTPGLSIFTVRARDADWNQNARVSYILEDSSVNGVPVSSYVSVSADSGVIHAVRSFDYEQIKDFHFRVKAQDGGSPPLSKNVTVKMLIQDQNDNPPQVLYPVQTGGSLVAEMVPRSADVSYLVTKVVAVDVDSGQNAWLSYKLQKATDRALFEVGLQNGEIRTIRQVTDKDAVKQRLTVIVEDNGQPSRSATVIVNVAVADSFPEVLSEFTDFTHDKEYNDNLTFYLVLALAVVSFLFITCLVVIISVKIYRWRQSRIMFHSNLPVIPYYPPRYSDTLGTGTLQHVYNYEVCRTTDSRKSDCKFGTAGSQNVLIMDPSATGTMQRIQSEKSILDEPDSPLEVRI, encoded by the coding sequence ATGAGAGGGCAAGTACTGTTGTTTTTCTCGGTCCTCTCTCTCAGCTCGGTGCTCGGACAGGTCAGCTACTCAATTCCCGAGGAAATGCCAAAAGGTTCTCTAGTAGGAAACATTGCAAAGGATTTTGGGTTAGATGTTAAAAGACTAAAATCGGGTAAAGCTCGCATTTTTACTCGAGACAATGACGGGTATATTGAGCTGAATAACGAAAGGGGAGTCCTCCTCATCAAAAATATAATAGACAGAGAGGCACTGTGCGGACAAACGACGCCGTGTGCTTTGCATTTTAAGATTATATTAGAGAATCCGATGGAATTTTACAGTGTAACTATAGAGATCACCGATGTTAACGACAACCCTCCATCCTTTGAAAAGAACGACGTCAAATTTAAAATTAGTGAATCCGCTGTTAGTGGGGCTAAATTCATATTGGATCGGGCAGTTGATTCTGATGTAGGCTCAAATGGATTGCAAACATATAAACTTCAACCGACCGACAATTTTGTTGTTAAATTACATGATCAAGCAGATGGGACAAAAAACGTTGAAATGATTTTAGACAAACCTCTagacagagaaaaaaatgaACACCTTTCTTTAGTTCTTACGGCACTGGATGGGGGAGAGCCGCAGATGacaggaacaatgcagattctcATCACCGTTTTAGATGCTAATGACAATGCCCCTGTTTTTACGCAATCTGTTTATAAAGCCTctataaaagaaaatgcaccaGTAGGAACAGTTGTAGTGACAGTTACTGCGACAGATGCAGATCATGGATCTCATGGAAAAATAACGTATTCAATTTCGAGTATTTTAGATCATGCCCGTGGGTTATTTGAAGTAAATGATGAAAGTGGGGAAATTCGGCTAAAAGGAAATGTTGACTATGAAAAAGCTCGAacatttcagataaacatcCGGGCAAGTGATGATGGAGGACTCGTTGACTCATGTAAAGTGATTATCGACGTCAATGACATGAATGACAATAAACCCGATATTCATATATTGTCAAAATCAAATGTTATATCAGAAGATGCCAACCCTGGTACTGTTGTGACAATGATTAATATTGAGGATACAGACTCCGGTGAAAATGGCAACGTCCAATGCAGTATAAATGATAATATTCCTTTTGTGATGAAGTCTACAACCAATGATTTCTACAGTTTAATTACAGATAGTGGTTTAGATAGGGAGACAGCCTCTGAATATAATATAACGGTGACCTGCTCTGATGAAGGAGTGCCCTCCCTCTCCAGCAGCGTCACTCTCACCTTACAGATCTCTGATGTGAATGATAACGCGCCTGTCTTTGAGAGGAGCTCATATGAGGCCTACATTGTAGAAAACAACACACCAGGCCTCTCTATATTTACAGTGAGAGCCAGAGACGCTGACTGGAACCAGAATGCCCGTGTTTCTTACATCCTGGAGGATTCCTCTGTTAACGGAGTGCCAGTCTCCTCATATGTGTCCGTTAGTGCTGATAGTGGAGTCATCCATGCAGTGCGCTCTTTTGATTACGAGCAGATCAAAGACTTTCACTTCCGTGTCAAAGCGCAGGATGGAGGCTCCCCTCCACTCAGTAAAAATGTGACTGTGAAAATGCTGATCCAGGACCAGAACGACAACCCTCCTCAGGTTCTGTACCCAGTCCAGACTGGTGGCTCTCTGGTGGCTGAAATGGTGCCTCGTTCAGCAGATGTGAGCTATCTGGTCACTAAAGTGGTGGCTGTTGATGTGGACTCTGGACAGAATGCCTGGCTCTCCTATAAACTGCAgaaagccacagacagggcGCTGTTTGAAGTGGGCTTACAGAATGGAGAAATAAGAACTATCCGCCAAGTGACTGATAAAgatgctgtgaaacaaagactgactgtTATAGTGGAGGACAACGGGCAGCCCTCTCGTTCAGCTACAGTCATTGTTAACGTGGCGGTggcggacagcttccctgaagtGCTGTCTGAGTTCACTGACTTTACACACGACAAGGAGTACAATGATAACCTGACTTTTTACTTAGTGCTGGCTCTGGCTgtagtctccttcctcttcatcacgtgtttagtggttattatatcagtgaaaatctACAGGTGGAGACAGTCTCGCATCATGTTTCACTCCAACCTCCCTGTGATTCCATATTATCCACCACGTTACTCAGACACTTTGGGGACAGGGACTCTCCAACACGTGTACAATTACGAGGTGTGCAGGACGACTGACTCCAGAAAGAGTGACTGTAAGTTCGGCACAGCCGGTAGTCAGAACGTGCTGATAATGGACCCCAGTGCTACAGGGACGATGCAGCGGATACAGAGTGAAAAGAGCATCCTGGATGAACCAGACTCTCCTCTAGAGGTTAGAATTTGA
- the LOC115015027 gene encoding protocadherin beta-16-like: MRRQVLLFISILSLSSVSGQVSYSVPEEMAKGSFVGNIAQDLGLDVKRLKLGNARVYSGDSREYIELNSERGVLLIKERIDREALCGDMTPCAVHFQIVLENPMEFYSVTVEITDINDNAPTFEKNEIKFIISESLVVGAKFDLERAVDLDVGINSLQSYILKPSDTFLLKLHNQADGTKNVEMVLQKPLDRERNEFISLALTAVDGGEPQMSGTMQILITVLDANDNAPVFTKPIYKGIVAENAAKGTIVTTVSASDADHGLHGKITYSITNTLDDVRHMFDVNEDSGEVRLIGRLDYEKKRNFQINVRARDNGGLTDSCKVIVDVIDINDNEPTIKIMSKSAVISESANSNTVITMINIQDPDSGENGKVQCFINDNIPFVLKSTSNNFYSLLTESDLDRERASDYNITVTCSDEGVPSLSSSVTLTLQISDVNDNAPVFERSSYEAYIVENNTPGLSIFTVRARDADWNQNARVSYILEDSSVNGVPVSSYVSVSADSGVIHAVRSFDYEQIKDFHFHVKAQDGGSPPLSSNVTVKMLIQDQNDNPPQVLYPVQTGGSLVAEMVPRSADVSYLVTKVVAVDVDSGQNAWLSYKLQKATDRALFEVGLQNGEIRTIRQVTDKDAVKQRLTVIVEDNGQPSRSATVIVNVAVADSFPEVLSEFTDFTHDKEYSDNLTFYLVLALAVVSFLFITCLVVIISVKIYRWRQSRIMFHSNLPVIPYYPPRYSDTLGTGTLQHVYNYEVCRTTDSRKSDCKFGTAGSQNVLIMDPSATGTMQRIQSEKSILDEPDSPLEVRIC, encoded by the coding sequence ATGAGACGGCAAGTACTGTTGTTTATTTCGATCCTCTCTCTTAGTTCAGTCTCCGGGCAGGTCAGCTACTCTGTTCCGGAGGAAATGGCGAAAGGCTCTTTTGTTGGTAATATAGCTCAGGATTTAGGTTTAGACGTTAAACGACTGAAGTTGGGTAACGCTCGTGTTTATTCTGGTGATAGCAGAGAATACATCGAGCTGAACAGCGAAAGAGGAGTCCTCCTTATTAAAGAGAGAATAGACAGAGAGGCGTTGTGCGGTGATATGACACCATGTGCTGTGCATTTTCAGATTGTTTTAGAGAATCCTATGGAGTTTTACAGTGTAACAGTTGAAATCACTGACATTAACGATAATGCACCAACCTTTGAAAAAAACGAAATTAAATTCATAATTAGCGAATCTTTAGTTGTTGGCGCAAAATTCGATTTAGAAAGAGCAGTTGATTTAGATGTAGGTATAAATAGTCTCCAAAGCTACATACTTAAGCCAAGTGACACTTTTTTACTTAAACTGCACAACCAAGCCGATGGGACAAAGAATGTTGAGATGGTTTTACAGAAACCtttagacagagaaagaaatgagttCATTTCTTTGGCGTTGACTGCTGTAGATGGAGGAGAGCCACAGATGTCAGGGACAATGCAGATTCTCATCACAGTGTTAGACGCCAATGACAATGCACCTGTTTTCACAAAGCCGATATACAAAGGCATTGTAGCTGAAAATGCTGCAAAAGGGACAATTGTGACCACTGTCAGTGCGTCAGATGCTGATCATGGATTACATGGTAAAATTACGTATTCAATCACAAACACTTTAGATGACGTCAGACATATGTTTGATGTGAACGAGGACAGTGGTGAGGTTAGGTTGATTGGACGTTTGGATTATGAGAAGAAACGAAATTTTCAGATTAATGTACGTGCAAGGGATAACGGGGGACTAACGGATTCTTGTAAAGTGATAGTCGATGTCATCGATATAAATGACAACGAGCCAACGATTAAAATAATGTCTAAATCAGCGGTTATATCAGAAAGTGCAAACTCCAACACGGTCATTACAATGATTAACATTCAAGACCCAGACTCAGGTGAGAATGGTAAAGTTCAGTGTTTCATAAATGACAATATTCCTTTCGTTTTGAAATCGACTTCAAATAATTTCTATAGTTTATTGACGGAAAGTGatctggacagagagagagcatctgACTATAACATAACAGTGACCTGCTCTGATGAAGGAGTGCCCTCCCTCTCCAGCAGCGTCACTCTCACCTTACAGATCTCTGATGTGAATGATAACGCACCTGTCTTTGAGAGGAGCTCATATGAGGCCTACATTGTAGAAAACAACACACCAGGCCTCTCTATATTCACAGTGAGAGCCAGAGATGCTGACTGGAACCAGAATGCCCGTGTTTCTTACATACTGGAGGACTCCTCTGTTAACGGAGTGCCAGTCTCCTCATATGTGTCCGTTAGTGCTGATAGTGGAGTCATCCATGCAGTCCGCTCTTTTGACTACGAGCAGATCAAAGACTTCCACTTCCACGTCAAAGCGCAGGATGGAGGCTCCCCTCCACTCAGTAGCAATGTGACTGTGAAAATGCTGATCCAGGACCAGAACGACAACCCTCCTCAGGTTCTGTACCCAGTCCAGACTGGTGGCTCTCTGGTGGCTGAAATGGTGCCTCGTTCAGCAGATGTGAGCTATCTGGTCACTAAAGTGGTGGCTGTTGATGTGGACTCTGGACAGAATGCCTGGCTCTCCTATAAACTGCAgaaagccacagacagggcGCTGTTTGAAGTGGGCTTACAGAATGGAGAAATAAGAACTATCCGCCAAGTGACTGATAAAgatgctgtgaaacaaagactgactgtTATAGTGGAGGACAACGGGCAGCCCTCTCGTTCAGCTACAGTCATTGTTAACGTGGCGGTggcggacagcttccctgaagtGCTGTCTGAGTTCACTGACTTTACACACGACAAGGAGTACAGTGATAACCTGACTTTTTACTTAGTGCTGGCTCTGGCTgtagtctccttcctcttcatcacgtgtttagtggttattatatcagtgaaaatctACAGGTGGAGACAGTCTCGCATCATGTTTCACTCCAACCTCCCTGTGATTCCATATTATCCACCACGTTACTCAGACACTTTGGGGACTGGGACTCTCCAACACGTGTACAATTATGAGGTGTGCAGGACGACTGACTCCAGAAAGAGTGACTGTAAGTTCGGCACAGCCGGTAGTCAGAACGTGCTGATAATGGACCCCAGTGCTACAGGGACGATGCAGCGGATACAGAGTGAAAAGAGCATCCTGGATGAACCAGACTCTCCTCTAGAGGTTAGAATTTGCTAG
- the LOC115014769 gene encoding protocadherin beta-16-like gives MRRQVLLCFSVLCLSSVLGQVSYSIPEEMAKGSLVGNIAQDLGLGVKRLQAGKARIHTGDSAEYIQLNKEKGLLIIKEKIDREALCGQTTPCALHFQIALENPIEIFQITVEITDINDNSPVFEKEERRFEISESAVIGSKFMLEQAIDPDIGLNGLQSYTLKPNDHFILKLHSQSDGGKKVEMILQKPLDREKQEFASLLLTALDGGEPQRSGTMQIHITVLDVNDNAPVFSQNIYKASVKENALTGTLITKVSASDVDKGSNGEVSYVIGNSKRSISKLFHVTEDGQLILNGPIDYEKAKKYEIDIEAVDRGGLSDSSKVIIDVGDINDNSPVINMISSSNSIGEDSPTNTVIAAMNVNDPDSEENGKVRCLIDKNIPFKITPTSSNLYSIVTDSDLDRERASEYNITVTCSDEGVPSLSSSVTLTLQISDVNDNAPVFERSSYEAYIVENNTPGLSIFTVRARDADWNQNARVSYILEDSSVNGVPVSSYVSVSADSGVIHAVRSFDYEQIKDFHFRVKAQDGGSPPLSSNVTVKLLIQDQNDNPPQVLYPVQTGGSLVAEMVPRSADVSYLVTKVVAVDVDSGQNAWLSYKLQKATDRALFEVGLQNGEIRTIRQVTDKDAVKQRLTVIVEDNGQPSRSATVIVNVAVADSFPEVLSEFTDFTHDKEYNDNLTFYLVLALAVVSFLFITCLVVIISVKIYRWRQSRIMFHSNLPVIPYYPPRYSDTLGTGTLQHVYNYEVCRTTDSRKSDCKFGTAGSQNVLIMDPSATGTMQRIQSEKSILDEPDSPLEVRNV, from the coding sequence ATGAGACGGCAAGTACTGTTGTGTTTCTCGGTCCTCTGTCTCAGTTCAGTGCTCGGCCAAGTCAGCTACTCCATTCCCGAAGAAATGGCCAAAGGCTCCTTGGTCGGTAATATAGCTCAGGACTTAGGTTTGGGTGTTAAACGACTACAAGCGGGTAAAGCTCGCATTCACACAGGCGACAGCGCAGAATACATTCAGCTTAACAAGGAAAAAGGACTCCTCATTATCAAAGAGAAAATAGATCGCGAAGCTCTCTGTGGTCAGACAACGCCTTGCGCTTTGCATTTTCAGATTGCTTTAGAAAACCCAATAGAAATATTCCAGATTACTGTCGAAATCACAGATATTAATGACAATTCTCCCGTATTcgaaaaggaagagaggaggttTGAAATAAGTGAATCTGCTGTTATCGGCTCTAAATTCATGCTGGAACAAGCAATAGACCCTGATATCGGACTGAATGGTCTTCAGAGCTACACGCTGAAGCCCAATGATCATTTTATTCTTAAATTGCATAGTCAGTCGGATGGAGGTAAAAAGGTGGAAATGATTTTGCAAAAACCTCTGGATAGAGAGAAACAGGAGTTTGCATCATTATTGTTAACGGCGTTAGATGGAGGAGAGCCGCAGAGGTCTGGGACGATGCAGATTCATATTACTGTATTGGACGTTAATGATAACGCTCCTGTTTTTTcgcaaaacatttacaaagcaaGTGTAAAAGAAAACGCCCTCACGGGAACACTTATAACCAAAGTGAGTGCCTCCGATGTAGACAAAGGCTCGAATGGAGAGGTTAGCTACGTTATTGGAAATAGCAAGAGGAGCATTTCTAAATTATTCCACGTTACTGAAGACGGCCAGTTAATATTAAATGGGCCTATTGATTATGAAAAAGCTAAAAAGTATGAGATTGATATAGAGGCAGTTGACCGAGGAGGTTTATCAGATTCAAGCAAAGTGATTATTGATGTAGGTGATATCAATGACAATAGCCCCGTTATTAATATGATTTCATCATCAAATTCAATAGGAGAAGATTCCCCTACCAACACAGTGATAGCTGCAATGAATGTAAATGATCCAGATTCTGAAGAAAACGGGAAGGTCCGATGTTTAATTGATAAAAACATACCATTTAAAATTACACCAACATCGAGTAATTTATATAGCATCGTGACAGACAGTGatctggacagagagagagcatctgAGTATAATATAACAGTGACCTGCTCTGATGAAGGAGTGCCCTCCCTCTCCAGCAGCGTCACTCTCACCTTACAGATCTCTGATGTGAATGATAACGCACCTGTCTTTGAGAGGAGCTCGTATGAGGCCTACATTGTAGAAAACAACACACCAGGCCTCTCTATATTCACAGTGAGAGCCAGAGACGCTGACTGGAACCAGAATGCCCGTGTTTCTTACATCCTGGAGGACTCCTCTGTTAACGGAGTGCCAGTCTCCTCATATGTGTCCGTTAGTGCTGATAGTGGAGTCATCCATGCAGTGCGCTCTTTTGACTACGAGCAGATCAAAGACTTCCACTTCCGTGTCAAAGCGCAGGATGGAGGCTCCCCTCCACTCAGTAGCAATGTGACTGTGAAATTACTGATCCAGGACCAGAACGACAACCCTCCTCAGGTTCTGTACCCAGTTCAGACTGGTGGCTCTCTGGTGGCTGAAATGGTGCCTCGTTCAGCAGATGTGAGCTATCTGGTCACTAAAGTGGTGGCTGTTGATGTGGACTCTGGACAGAATGCCTGGCTCTCCTATAAACTGCAgaaagccacagacagggcGCTGTTTGAAGTGGGCTTACAGAATGGAGAAATAAGAACTATCCGCCAAGTGACTGATAAAgatgctgtgaaacaaagactgactgtTATAGTGGAGGACAACGGGCAGCCCTCTCGTTCAGCTACAGTCATTGTTAACGTGGCGGTggcggacagcttccctgaagtGCTGTCTGAGTTCACTGACTTTACACACGACAAGGAGTACAATGATAACCTGACTTTTTACTTAGTGCTGGCTCTGGCTgtagtctccttcctcttcatcacgtgTTTAGTGGTTATTATATCGGTGAAAATCTACAGGTGGAGACAGTCTCGCATCATGTTTCACTCCAACCTCCCTGTGATTCCATATTATCCACCACGTTACTCAGACACTTTGGGGACAGGGACTCTCCAACACGTGTACAATTATGAGGTGTGCAGGACGACTGACTCCAGAAAGAGTGACTGTAAGTTCGGCACAGCCGGTAGTCAGAACGTGCTGATAATGGACCCCAGTGCTACAGGGACGATGCAGCGGATACAGAGTGAAAAGAGCATCCTGGATGAACCAGACTCTCCTCTAGAGGTTAGAAATGTGTGA
- the LOC115014779 gene encoding protocadherin beta-16-like, with amino-acid sequence MKRQVLLLISIFCLSAVIGQVSYSIPEEMVKGSLVGNIAQDLGLDVKRLKSGKARIYTGDSVQYIELNRERGVLIIKEKIDREVLCRQTTPCALHFQITLENPLELFPVTVEITDINDNVPVFQKRERGFEISESAVIGSKFMLEKAIDPDIGLNGLQRYTLKPSDNFLLKLHTQSDGSKKVEMILQKPLDREKHEHMSLVLTAEDGGEPQMTGTMQIHVTVLDANDNAPVFSKPVYKASVTENSVIGTLVTKVSASDADKGSNGEVTYVIGNSMDTVSKLFHINSEGDVILDGPIDYEKEKNYHIDIEAIDQGGLSDSSKIIIEVVDVNDNRPIVNMISTSGSVPEDSAHKTVIALMSVNDPDSETNGKVNCAINDNIPFEIKFTSNNFYSLMTDSDLDREISSHYNITVTCSDEGVPSLSSSVTLTLQISDVNDNAPVFERSSYEAYIVENNTPGLSIFTVRARDADWNQNARVSYILEDSSVNGVPVSSYVSVSADSGVIHAVRSFDYEQIKDFHFRVKAQDGGSPPLSSNVTVKILIQDQNDNPPQVLYPVQTGGSLVAEMVPRSADVSYLVTKVVAVDVDSGQNAWLSYKLQKATDRALFEVGLQNGEIRTIRQVTDKDAVKQRLTVIVEDNGQPSRSATVIVNVAVADSFPEVLSEFTDFTHDKEYNDNLTFYLVLALAVVSFLFITCLVVIISVKIYRWRQSRIMFHSNLPVIPYYPPRYSDTLGTGTLQHVYNYEVCRTTDSRKSDCKFGTAGSQNVLIMDPSATGTMQRIQSEKSILDEPDYPLEVRK; translated from the coding sequence ATGAAACGGCAAGTACTGTTGTTAATCTCCATCTTCTGCCTCAGCGCTGTGATCGGGCAGGTCAGCTACTCAATTCCAGAGGAAATGGTAAAAGGCTCTTTGGTCGGTAACATAGCGCAGGATTTAGGTTTGGATGTCAAACGACTAAAGTCAGGAAAAGCTCGTATTTATACGGGAGACAGTGTTCAGTATATTGAGCtgaacagagaaagaggagtcCTCATTATTAAGGAAAAAATAGATCGCGAAGTGCTCTGCAGACAGACAACGCCTTGTGCTTTGCATTTTCAAATTACGTTGGAGAACCCACTAGAATTGTTTCCAGTTACTGTAGAAATTACCGATATTAATGACAATGTTCCAGTATTccaaaagagggagagagggtttGAAATAAGCGAGTCAGCTGTCATCGGCTCTAAATTCATGCTGGAGAAAGCGATTGACCCCGATATAGGACTGAATGGTCTTCAGAGATACACTCTAAAGCCGAGTGACAATTTTTTGCTTaaactgcatactcaatctgatGGAAGCAAAAAGGTAGAAATGATTTTACAAAAGCCGTTGGACCGAgagaaacatgaacacatgtCTTTAGTCTTGACagcagaggatggaggagaacCACAAATGActggaacaatgcagattcatGTTACTGTACTGGATGCAAACGATAATGCTCCTGTTTTTAGTAAACCCGTTTACAAAGCTAGCGTTACAGAAAATTCCGTAATAGGAACCCTTGTTACTAAAGTCAGTGCTTCCGATGCAGACAAAGGCTCGAATGGAGAGGTGACCTACGTCATCGGGAATAGCATGGATACGGTTTCAAAGTTATTTCACATTAATAGTGAAGGAGATGTGATACTAGATGGTCCTATTgattatgaaaaagaaaaaaattatcACATTGATATAGAGGCAATTGATCAAGGCGGACTCTCAGATTCAAGTAAGATAATAATTGAAGTAGTTGACGTGAATGACAATAGGCCTATTGTAAATATGATATCAACATCAGGCTCAGTACCAGAGGATTCAGCACACAAAACAGTAATAGCTTTAATGAGTGTAAATGACCCTGATTCTGAAACCAATGGGAAAGTAAACTGTGCGATAAATGATAATATCCCTTTTGAAATAAAATTTACTTCAAATAATTTCTATAGTTTAATGACGGACAGCGATTTAGACCGGGAGATCTCTTCTCATTATAATATAACAGTGACCTGCTCTGATGAAGGAGTGCCCTCCCTCTCCAGCAGCGTCACTCTCACCTTACAGATCTCTGATGTGAATGATAACGCGCCTGTCTTTGAGAGGAGCTCATATGAGGCCTACATTGTAGAAAACAACACACCAGGCCTCTCTATATTCACAGTGAGAGCCAGAGACGCTGACTGGAACCAGAATGCCCGTGTTTCTTACATCCTGGAGGACTCCTCTGTTAACGGAGTGCCAGTCTCCTCATATGTGTCCGTTAGTGCTGATAGTGGAGTCATCCATGCAGTGCGCTCTTTTGACTACGAGCAGATCAAAGACTTCCACTTCCGCGTCAAAGCTCAGGATGGAGGCTCCCCTCCACTCAGTAGCAATGTGACTGTGAAAATATTGATCCAGGACCAGAACGACAACCCTCCTCAGGTTCTGTACCCAGTCCAGACTGGTGGCTCTCTGGTGGCTGAAATGGTGCCTCGTTCAGCAGATGTGAGCTATCTGGTCACTAAAGTGGTGGCTGTTGATGTGGACTCTGGACAGAATGCCTGGCTCTCCTATAAACTGCAgaaagccacagacagggcGCTGTTTGAAGTGGGCTTACAGAATGGAGAAATAAGAACTATCCGCCAAGTGACTGATAAAgatgctgtgaaacaaagactgactgtTATAGTGGAGGACAACGGGCAGCCCTCTCGTTCAGCTACAGTCATTGTTAACGTGGCGGTggcggacagcttccctgaagtGCTGTCTGAGTTCACTGACTTTACACACGACAAGGAGTACAATGATAACCTGACTTTTTACTTAGTGCTGGCTCTGGCTgtagtctccttcctcttcatcacgtgtttagtggttattatatcagtgaaaatctACAGGTGGAGACAGTCTCGCATCATGTTTCACTCTAACCTCCCTGTGATTCCATATTATCCTCCACGTTACTCAGACACTTTGGGGACAGGGACTCTCCAACACGTGTACAATTACGAGGTGTGCAGGACGACTGACTCCAGAAAGAGTGACTGTAAGTTCGGCACAGCCGGTAGTCAGAACGTGCTGATAATGGACCCCAGTGCTACAGGGACGATGCAACGGATACAGAGTGAAAAGAGCATCCTGGATGAACCAGACTATCCTCTAGAGGTTAGAAAGTAA